The DNA region GCCCGGTTGGAAGGGCTGCCAAGATGCGGAGGAGAACACTTCTGGAAACCATCGAGATCTACACTACTCCGTACCGATGTCTGAACTCGATGATAATCAGGCACGAATCCCGGAGCTACCAGCATGGCGAGATGAGGACGGGCAATGCATTTGCTCAGCTCGGACACCATGCAACCCACCCAAGAGGTGAATTTGGCCGTTGGGAATGCGACTCCAGTCCGGGTGACCTCTGGTAACTGGTGACTGGTCTGATGGAgcatcttgttgttgttgttcagaAAATCTGAGAAAACGTTGCTGCCATCCAGCCAAGCCAAGACTCTGGTGGTGAGCGTTAAGAAAAAAGACATGTGATTCTCTGTTTACAGCATATGCTGTTTAATTGCGAATGCAAGCCATGCACGATTCACATAGCAGATGAGACCTTGCCGGAAAAGGGAGCCCCGCAGCGGCCTCACTCCGGAAGGGGCTTAGCGCCATGAATCAAGCAAGCGATGCAGCACCCCGCCTGTCTTGGGATTCCCGAGGCTCCTTTTTCTCAAGATTGAACTCTTGCACTATCTCCTCATCCCACGACAcccatcacacacacattcTTGGTTGGTGGCAGCATCACTTTTCCAACTACTTCCAGGTACTTGGTAAAAGGCTGAACTACTAGGTAACCCCAAATCAAATCCATCACACATAAGCACCTCGTCAGGTTTCCTCTTCCCGTCTTCCGTTTCCTGTGTTGAAAGTCTTTTTGTCAGCCTTGTAGTTGATTGCCTGGAAGTTCTGAATTTATCATCGTTcgttttctttcctttcaaCAAAAGTTATTGCTTGGTTGCCCGTCTTTTACCACTTACTTCTCCCCttgacctcgacctcgacctcgaccacgacttcaacctcgacctttCCCCTGATCACCCCCCTGTCCAGTCATCCCCGTCAGGACCCCAGCCCGTCGACGGGAGCAGAGGGCCCCCGGTTCTTTCCCCCGCACAACGCTAGCGCCAGAGAGGTCTTCTGTGAAACTGGAGAAATACTTCCCTGCAGCTCTCCGTCTCCCTGTTTGCACGTCCTGAAGAACCCAGCTGGCCCTCTTATTTTTTGCATGTGCCTCTTTCTTTTGGCTCCCCACtcgaaccaccaccatcaccacgagCATTCTACTATCACGGCCGCCATCGGTGTCATCCGCCCACATTTCTAGCTCAACACTGCTACAGTGGTATTGCTATACTGCCTACGACGTGACGATTGCCCCTTTGCCACGCCTATACGCGAGCGACGTGTCTCGTTTACGTTCCAAGCTCCCAACAGCTAGCtatccatcatcatcacctccacAGCTCAACGCCACTTCACAACGGTTGATGGCAGCTTGCATCGAGACAGCAGTGCACAATACACAAGCTTCGAGGTCTTGACGCACACAGTCCTTTTTGCCTGGCAGCTGGCGGATATGCTCCTGGCCCGGCGCCCGCACACGATGGGACCGACGCACCCCCCCGGCGGTCTTCTATTCGGCTGTAGGTGTTAAAGGAGCAAAAAAGAGTTGGATCATAGAATACTAATAGCCTGTTTCCAGACGACATTAACAATCCGAACGGAGATCCCACACTAGACAATCCAGACCTATTCGCCAATCCCGGTGGCCTCGAAATCTCGGGCCAGAGTCTTCTCGGTGAAGATGGCACCGATTATCTGCAATCATTCTTTGGAGTATTCCAGAGCGACAATCCTGGAACATCATGGGGTGAGGGTTTAGGTCTGCACTCGGAGCAATGGTCAGACGAACTGCTTGTCGGTCATGAGTTGAACTTTGGAGTGAACACCGACAACATGCTTTATCAGGAGCCCATGCAACAGTACAACTCGGCCCTTCCAATCCGTCCTCATTATGCATCTCacggcagcaacaacttTGCTCCCACCCCGATGGGCCAGCCATCGGCCGATGTCCTGAGTGCCGCAACAGCTCTGCTCCCGGCATCTGAGCAGCAGTCCCCCCGTACCAACTTGCAGTTCATGCCCTCTCACGGGATGCCAATGTCCTTGCACCAAGATGCCAACAGCTTCAACATTTTCGCTTCAAATGCTGGGCCATCCCATTCTCAACAAGCGAGACCATCACGAACGGTGGAGGTCCTGTTTGGATCCGATCCAGGTTTCAGCAACGCCCAACATTTCGTTCCGAGGCACGAGAGAGAATCAACAGAACACATCGCCGCGAAGCAGCTGGCAACTTTGAGCTGCCTGCAACGAAACCACAGCAATGCTCCCACACGAGCACCCAGTCCTGAGCCGTGGGCAGCATCTCACCCTCCACAAACCACAACGAACGGGGTAATATCACCCCTAAAACTGAAGACGTCCGACCTTtcaccaaatccaccacAAAGCGACGGCTCATCGAGCGCCCTGAAAAAGCGCAGAAGAAGCGACAAGTCGACGGATTcggacgacgaagacgaggagcaAGAACGCTCTGTTATCCAAGAGACTCCGGTATCTGTTCCGTCACCACTTAGGTCCGCCTTGTCGCCGCCAACCGCCAAGAGGCGAAAGCCATCTATCGCCGCCTCTGCCGTAGAAGACGGCGCCACTCCTTCAGCCAACGGGAAACGGAAAaagtcaacagcagccaagcCGCCTCGAGAGAACCTGTCAGAGGCACAGAAGCGGGAGAATCACATCAAGAGCGAACAGAAGCGCCGCAACATTATCAAGGATGGCTTTGCAAAGCTCAACCAAATCGTGCCGACAGTCATCAACCAGAATCTCAGCAAGGCTGGCGTCCTCATCGCGACACACGTGTGGATTGACcagttggtgaaggagaacaaggagctggaaaagcTGCTGGCTAGCGCTGGAGAAAAGGCCTAGGACGACTTTTGAATATACGAAACCTATCATGGAAACTGGACAACATTCAGCTTGTATTGAAAAGATGAGATTACACAAGTTCCAGAAGTCTGGCGTCAATGCATCGTGCTTTTCGCACACCGCGGTCGACTTGCTGTTCCCTCCCGGCTACCCACACCAACCACAAACCAACACTATCCTCCCGACACCAACCTGAGTCAGGTTGGCAAAGAAGGAATCAGTCAACATTTACTGCTATTATATTGCAAACTTTTATTCTGGACATATCGAGAGATTCGGGTCACATATAAACTCAGCTTATTCATGCGGGGCGCGAGGCGGGAGCTGATTTAAGGGGGGAAACCATATTtagaggaagggagggatagagatgatgaagaattACGATGTCGATGAACAATTTAGGAgagcggaagaggaagagagaaaggCGAGGAAATGCCAGCCCTAAAAGAGAAGGGAGCTACAGCACTTTTGATACCCTTTTTCTTGTATCTTTGAGCATATTGAGATTgtggaaagggggtttgATACCGATGGAAGGATGAGATTCtaaggtggtgatggggggaagaaaaatATCAAGTTAAATATAATACTGCGGCCCTACgatggggtggttggaaATGACTATGTTTTGACTTTGAtatgctggtgatgatgtcaaaTATTTGCTGAGGCAACTTGAGTGACCACACTACTGACCTCCTCAGAGGATTTGGGTCTGGGTAATTCTCAACCTGGCTAGGTACCCCCTGACCCAAGAACATCTATTTCACATTTGTCGATCTACAACGGATCGACCGGCACAACGGTTTATTACCGGAGCAGACGCAAGAGGGCTGCAGTGCATATCCTTCGAGTATAGCTTAACCTCGGCTTCTGTTTACCTAACGTCTAGAGTTCCAGATCACCACCGCTCTGCAAGTCGCCGAATGGGGACATGTACTGGCGTCTCATTGTTTCACGGAACGTATTGAAGGGCCGGGCCGCTGTTTATTTTATTGCGGGGTGCAGGAGGAGTCAGAGTCAGATTGTTGACATATCTCTTGGGAAgactaggtaggtagtcaTCCCGAGGGAGTGGGAGCCACGAAAATAGaccggggggggggaaatcGCCGAGGGGTTATGTCGTTGAGAACTCCTGGCTTGGTAATACTTGCGAATAGTGATATCTCTGTAAACAAATTCAATTACGGGAAAACACACAGTGTGATGTTCCTTCCCCTGTTACCCACTCTGTGACATATGGATGCCAGCTTGCTTCTTGAATGTAGATAGGATGGAGAATGGGTTCCGCCACCTCGTATAACTCAATTATCCAAACCGACCCTCTAAAATCCTGGTACTGCAAAGTGAGTTAGCGTGAGATGTGTAGAAACGCATCCTGAACCACGCCCGATATGCCATGTGAATTAGtaaacagatgaatcagacATGACAAACAGTCAGAGACAATATATTTTCGTTGTAATCGGTCCTGTATCAGCCCTTTCATCTCGCCAGACTaatcccatcatcaacatgacAACCCCCAATCACACAAATACCCAAACCCAATTCCCATACTCCCAACGCCAAACCATTTCCCAACAATCCAACAAtccacccctccacatcacccaacccagcccatctacaacttcgccctcccaccctcctcccccctccccaacccctcactcaacccaaccctcccccaccaaaactcacaagcctccctctccagcctCGTCAAGCTCTCCACCTTGACCGGATACCCTTGCTTCCTCTCCTGTTGCGGCACACTCCTATCCCGCTCAttattcccctccccaaaaaccatcaacctccccttccccaaatccttccaccacccctccctcttcgccggACTCTCAAACCTCGGCCATtgcaccctcctccccctcgcagCGTtaacatccccccccttaCTAGCCACAAACCCCGACCAAAAAGAAATCATCTCATCCGCCGTCCTGACCAACCCCGGCCTCTCATTCCCGTAACCCAAAAACTCCATATCATGCGCCACAACAGGCGCTTCATCCCCGTGATTAGCGGCTCCAAAGACACCAGTAGCAGCATACCGATATACATAAACGTTGGAAATCCCAGAAAGGGACATGAAATGCGCCGATTGCAAAACGGGGCATATATAAGCGTAGTGGGAGTATGCCGTGTCCAATCTATTCCACTGAGCCCCCTTTCCATTAGGAACAGAGACATAGGGGCTGAGGGTCGGGTTCGTCACCGGGTCGGGGTACAATTCTTCCAATTTATCCAAATCAGCATCCTTCAACGTCGGGATCAAAGTCTTGAAAAAGGAGCGGAATTCAGAATTGGTGGAGGCGTCAGGGGGGATGAAGATTGTGCCTTCGTTTGTGTTGTACCCGGTGATGATCGGGAttttgaggtggtggctgttctgccaggaggagatggggaggtcggGGATGATGTCTGGGAGGGTGTGGTTCGcgtgggaggagttggagtaGGGGTTTGGGCCGTCGATGACGGGTTGGAAGGGCCAGGTGACGCTGTCGACGTACTTGTCCCAGACGGCTTTGGAGCCGGCGACGAtggttttgagggggagggtgcggAGGTGGGGGAAAATTTCGGATTCGGGGATGTGGGCTgcgttgatggcggtgaggAACTCGCGGAATTGGAtgaggtggcgggggtgggtgggataGAAGACTGcgcgggcggtggtggcgccgGATTCGAGGATGGCTTtgtggaaggggggtggtctGGGGGAGTTGGCGTAGTGCATGATGTGGTGGCCGATCTGATAATGTTAGTATCGTATGCTCAGACGAGATGGTAAGTGAGGACATACCGAATGGGCACCGGCACTGAGTCCCATGATGGTGACATTGTCCttgtcaccaccaaaggcaCCGATGTTGTCTTGCACCCACTCCAAAAGCGCCTGCTGGTCTCTCAGCCCGAGATTCAAAATCCCTTCCCTAGCAGTAATATCGCTCGGTAAAAAGCCCAGCGCGCCCACCCTGTAGTTGAAGTTCACAGCAACGATGTCGTGCTCCGCCCAGGCGACGAAACTGGCCATGTTCCTCTCAATGCCCTTTCCAGCATTGAACCCTCCTCCGTGGATATACACCACTACTGGCAGCTTTAGCTCGTTTCCGTCTTGACCCTTCCCACCTTTCCCCTTGATCAGTCCAGCAGGCCTGTAGACATTCAGGTTTAGGCAATTCTCGCCCTGGCCTATATAGACCACCCCATCGTTGATCGGACAGAACTCTCCGTATCTCGTAGCTTGAAATGTTTCCTTCGATGGCTCTAGTGGCTGTGGTGGCCTGAATCTGTTTTGCCCTCCGGTCGTCTGAGCATAGGGGATGCCCCTGAATGCCTCCACCGATTTCTTGAATCTTGGCGCTTTGAGGTTTGTCGTCCCGATGTAAATGCCCTGCTTCAACTCGACTGCCGGAGTCGTCGCTTTCACACCGCTACCCTTCCCTGTTGCTTTCcctggtgatgctgttggtTTCGTCATTCTGACCagtgttgtcgtcgtcaccGGCGGTAAAATGAAAGCAGGCAAGTCCCCCAAAGAAATCTTCGTCCCTTGCTGCCCGGGTCTCGATGTCCCCAGCCCAGCGCCTGAATGTGAATTCTTCAGTGAATATCCGTAACCGTGGCCATAGACTCTCAGATAGATCCACACCAACACTAACACAGCGAGCCCTGATATCCAAAGCGATAACCTGTTCTTGAAAAAGCCTCCTCTCGAATGGCCGTAAGAATATGATCTATGATTCGGTCGGACCAGGGGCCTCTGCTTTATACCCATTCctaatcctcctcctcctccatgcGACGAGGTTCGGGttcggtgttgttgttggagaagaagctccaCCGTTGCACTTCTTCCAGACCGGGacccgccgctgccgctgctaaAATGCGGAGAAGCTTCGCGGTCCTTGGCGTACATCTTGGTCGCCTGGGTGGCTGCGGAGCGGGAGAGTGGTAGAAAAAGGGTCTCTCGGCTATAATCTACCGGTGTATATCGTCATATCCATAGTATTTCCTTCTCTTTCGGGCTTCTGTGATCGTCGTTTCTTCTCCCGGTTGCTCGCAGGACGCAGCAGTGTTTGACTACAAAGGCTTGAGAGTAGGTTTGTGTAGCGGTGGTTAACGGTTTCCGGGTTCGGTCGCTCGGGGCAATTGGTCCAGCGGCTGTTGAGGTCGCACAGCGGTTTTTGGTGTCTGAGATTCAAGTTGGTGCAAACTCTAAAATTTTGGAAGAATATTTGGGAAGGTGACCGTTTACATTGAGAACGAACGACTTAAAATGAACGACTGGAGAGAGGACGAGGGCAAAGCCACGCTCGTCTGAACATCGTGACGGCGGCACGGACACAACCATCCTTATAGGTTTCACCTCACTTTCGGATCAACGACGGCGAGGCTGCATATCAAACCCTTGACAATCGCCCGATTGAGCTGCATTTATTGACATATAACACGAGATATTCCTACCTCACATCCCCTATCATCAGGCACGGAGACCCTTTGGGTCTAGACTCAGGCACATGTTCTGGTTACTGCGCCCGTCCGGTCTCCGGCTCGGACGacgggggttgttggttgttggtcttTCGGTCTATGATTTATGGGCTTTGTAGACATTCCACATGGTATGTATAATCAACTCAAACCTGATGACGAAGTCTCCAAACAGAATCAGTCAAGCCCAGCCATAGTCACAAGGCAGCCTTGAGGGCTTCCAAGTTGTTCGCATCAGGTGATTTGCACTGTATCAAATCTGTAGACCTCTCACATATAGGCGGACGACGGAGCGGCTGAGCATGAGCCACACCAATTCCAAGCGGCAAGGCACCCACGATCTGACTGACTGCCAGCTGGATAAGGCTCTGCGGAAGAAAGTGCATTTCCTTCTTCTATCAACTTTCTGAAAGCACATCAGAACATCTATTAATACAGCATACATCTTCGACAGGGACGCGCTTGAACATTTATGATGCCCCCGGTCTTGCGATCACACCGGAAGCGGATGGCAACCGATGAATTACAGGAAGAACGCTCCattccaccgccgccgtccgCTAGGGGTCCCCGGGTCCTGGTTGACAGTGACCGAAACCAGATCCTAGAACCTGCCGTTGCCAACGAGTGCGTACTTTTGCTGGTTTGATGTCTAAATAGACTGTTTGCTGACAGTTACCAGTGCCGTGGCAGAAACACCTCAGCGGACTTCCCTTGGACTATCGCAGGACTGTCAGTTAGTAATCCAGTCTTCGACAACCAACAATGTAGTCAGCACGTATGTCCCACCCCGACGTCCAGCCAAACGGAGCGACTTCAGCATTGCCATCATCTGCGCGCTCTCATCAGAGGCCACTGCCGTGGACGCTGTCTTCGACGTCTACTGGGATGACAAGGGTCCACCTTACGACAAAGTTGCCGGTGATCCCAATGCGTATACCACCGGTGCCATTGGTCGTCACAATGTTGTTCTCGCACACATGCCGGGGATAGGGAAAGTCGGCTCTGCGCTGGTGGCATCCAACTGCAGGCACAGTTtccccaacatcaagctCGCACTTGTTGTGGGGGTCTGCGGCGGCGTCCCTTTTAGCTCTACACACGATGTCAGCACAGAGATTATACTTGGCGATGTTATTATCAGTGATGGGATCATTCAGTACGATTTGGGACGACAGTATGATGATCACTTCGAAATCAAGGCCGGGCTTTTGGATACTCTCGCCAGGCCCAGTTTAGAAGTACGCTCTTTTCTCTCGCAACTGAAGGTCCCGCGGCAGAGGAAGATGCTTGAAGAGGAAATGGCCAAGATCATGTCGGTCCTGTCGGTCCTGCCGGCCCAGTCGGGCCTGTCTACCCAATATCCAGGCGCAGCAAAGGACAAGCTTTATAAGGCAACCTACAGCCATATCCGCGAAAAGGAGTTGTGCGAGACCTGTGGGTGCGACGGCGAATTAGTGACACGCGAGAGGCTCGGCCATGAAACTCCGCATCCTATGATTCACCTGGGTATCATGGCTTCAGGCGACAACGTCGTGAAATCAGCACCGTATCGCGACAAGATTGTGGCGGAATCGAAATTGAAATTGGAGGCGAACATCATAGGGTTCGAGAtggaaggagcaggagtttGGGACACCTTCCCTTGTGTTGTGATCAAGGCTGTCTGTGACTATGCGGACAGTCACAAGGCGAAAGGATGGCAGCCATACGCAGCTGCTACCGCCGCCGCGTGTATGAAAGCATTCTTGAAGAAATGgactccttctccttctcttcagGAAGATACCCGTACGTAATAGTCTCATTACCTTGCAACCTCTACATACTATCTCGAAAGTTGTCTCATGCGCATTTAGTTTCTGTTCCATACCCACGGAACAATAACTTCGTCGGTCGGTCAGATATTTTAGCGAAGCTACATCAACTGTGGTGCAACTCCACCTCACAGACCCGAGTTGCTCTCTGCGGTCTTGGGGGCATCGGGTAAGTTCAATTCGTTCATGCTGTTGATATCACCTAACACCTGACAGGAAAACACAAATTGCCATCGAGTTCACATATCGGATCCAGCGTACTTACCCCAACATATCAGTCTTTTGGGTCCACGCAAGCAACCACGAACGGTTCCGTGAAGCATACACTGCTATCGCACAGAAATACCGGATCCCCGGGCATGAAGATCCCAAAGCAGAGGTGCTGCCATTGGTAAAGAGCTGGTTAGAAAGCCAGGAGTGTGGTCAGTGGATCATGGCAATCGATAATGCTGATGATCTGGAGCTTTTCTTCAACAGAAATGGTGGATTGGGACGCTACCTTCCAGAGTGTGCGCACGGGActatcctcatcaccacaagaAACCTGCAGGTCGCCTCCAGGCTAACTAAAGGAATGGCCTCGTCCGTTATTAGGATCGGAAAGATGGATGAAGTCGAGACAGCCCAGTTGCTCTCAACACGGCTTGCAGAAATCGACACGATGCCTGGGGATTATGCAGGACTTTCTGCTCGGCTTGAGCATCTACCATTGGCACTGGTTCAGGCGGCTTCGTTCATCCAAGAGAACAGTATCACGATCTCTCGATACATCCAACTCCTGGACGAGAGCGACCAGACTCTTATCGATCTACTTAGCGAAGACTTTGAAACGGTTGGGAGAGACTCGGAAACTCCTCGTGCAGTAGCAGAGGCTTGGATTATCTCTTTTAAGCAAATTCACAATCGGAACACCCTCGCAGGCGAGCTTCTTTCAATCATGAGTTTCCTCGATCGCCAGACCATTCCCTACGAATTTCTTTTCACGTACGCCAAATACCACGGTGCAAGAGAGCTTCAGCTCATCAAGGCACTAGGGGTACTAAAAGCGTTTTCATTTGTCactgaagaaaaagaccagAAATTTGATATGCATCGACTCGTGCATTTGGTCACTCGAAAATGGCTGGTTCAGAACAGCATAAAGCAAAAGTTCGCCGAGCGGGCACTCTTGGTCGTGACTGTGTGTTTCCCGTGGGGGGAGTACAAGAATTGGACTATATGCAACGCATACCTCCCGCACACCACTGCTGTGTTAAAACTAGGAGAAGACATTTCCTCAAGACAAGGAAAGCTGGCGAGAGCAAGACTTCTTCATAATGCGGGCCAGCTTTTCTCCGGACGGGGGGATTACCAGAGAGCGGCATTGTACCAGAAAAAAGCATGGGAGATCAGTCAAGCCCACTTGGGCGAAGAACATCCCAATACATTGGCTAGTATGGGTAGCCTAGCGTCAACATACCAGTTACAAGGCCggtggaaggaggccgaATTACTACAGCTACAAGTACTGGAAATTCGAAAGAGGGTTCTAGGAGAAGAACATCCCAACACATTGGCTAGTATGGGTAGCCTAGCATCAACATACCAGTCACTAGGCCGGTGGAAGGGGGCCGAATTACTACAGCTACAAGTACTGGAAATTCGAAAGAGGGTTCTAGGAGAAGAACATCCCGACACATTGGCTAGTATGGGTAGCCTAGCATCAACATACCAGTCACAAGGCCggtggaaggaggccgaATTACTACAACTGCAAGTAGTGGAAATTAAAAAGAGGGTCCTAGGAGAAGAACATCCCAATACATTGGCTAGTATGGGTAGCCTAGCGTCAACATACCAATCACAAGGCTGGTGGAAGGAGACCGAATTACTACAACTGCAAGTACTGGAAATTGAAAAGAGGGTTCTAGGAGAAGAATATCCCGACACATTGGCTAGTATGGGTAGCCTAGCGTCAGCATACCAGTCACAAGGCCGGTGGAAGGAGGCTGAATTACTACAGCTGCAAGTACTGGAAATTCAAAAGAGGGTTCTAGGAGAAGAACATCCCGGCACATTAGCTAGTATACACAACCTAGCATCAACATACCAGTCACAAGGCCGGTGGAAGGAGACCGAATTACTACAACTGCAAGTAGTGGAAATTCAAAAGAGGGTTCTACGAGAAGAACATCCCGATACATTGGCTAGTATGCACAACCTGGCCTTAACATACCGGTCACAAGGCCggtggaaggaggccgaATTACTACAACTGCAAGTACTGGAAATTGCGAAGAGGGTTCTAGGAGAAGAACATCCCGATACATTGGTTAGTATGCACAACCTAGCATTAACATACCAGTCACAAGGCCGGTGGAAGGAGACCGAATTACTACAACTGCAAGTAGTGGAAATTCAAAAGAGGGTTCTACGAGAAGAACATCCCGATACATTGGCTAGTATGCACAACCTGGCCTTAACATACCAGTCACAAGGCCggtggaaggaggccgaATTACTACAACTGCAAGTACTGGAAATTGCAAAAAGGGTTCTAGGAGAAGAACATCCCGATACATTGGCTAGTATGCACAACCTGGCCTTAGCTTGGAGGGGTCTGGGGCGGCCTAATGATGCGTTAGAGCTGCTTGAAGAATGCCTTTGTCTGAGAGAGAAAGTGCTTGGGTTAGATAATCATGTGACCATTAACACACAAGCGGAAATAGTTTGGTTATATATGAAGCAAGGTCGATTCCCTGAGGCTGAAAGAATACAAGCGGGAGTGCTAGGAAAGCGGAAAAGAATATTGGGAGAAGAACATCTTGACACACTGATTAGCATGACTAACCTCGCACATACTTGGAAGGTCATGGGTCGCCTTGAGGCAGCTGTAGAGTTGATGCAGGAGTGTGTTCGCCTCCGTCAGAAGGTCTTGGGCTCGGATCATCCCGATACCGTCGAAAGTTTGTCGGCACTGGAAGAATGGCAGGATTTGAAAGGCGAAGGCGGTGGCAACGGGAACACACACGGCAATTCTGAGGCAAACGCTGCAATGAAGAGCGGTGAGAACGCCGATGGGAGCAGCAGTCACCACGAAGACGCCGATAACGGCACGGATGACGATGCTGGTTACGAGGGCCACGAGAACGGGAACAAGGCTGGCCAGAGCTCAGAATCTCAGCAATGTCAGGCCACTAGGGACGGGGATGAGAAAAGGCAACATCGGGGACGGAATCCAAGATGGCGAGGGGCGGCGCAGCAGCGAAGATGGGAACACAGTTGAGGCTGACGAAAGTGGATATGGGCCTGGGCCAGAACGTTTCTAGGAATATTATCAGGATGAACAGGGAGGGCTGGAGCAGAGCTTTGTGTAATAGCTAACGCCACTTGAGGAACTACTTAGGAAAGGAGGGGACGACAGGTATCGTGGAATACTCGGTTTCCTTCTTTTATTCTGATGTTTTTCAGCTTTTGACAGTATGTTTCAGGGCCACATACCTATATCGTGGATTTCATTCTGTAGCTTAATTGTGTGTATCACGCTTAGGTAGCCATAGCTAATGACAAAATATTGTGTGGCCCGGAACCATACcttcgtcatcaccaacaatcGATATTCCGTACCACTTCCAGCCAGCTTTGCTcggcttcttgctgttgctaCTTCAACAGGGACTGTAATGGAGCTGATGTACTTACTGCTGGTACTCTTTTGACCAGAGCAATATACGTTTCTTGGACACGATAGAAACGTCGAAGACCGTAAAGACAGGGGGGCATTGCAAAGGCAGCCTTTAGATTTTACTAAGTCGACATGATGTCAACTGGTACAGGTGATGATAGTAATCTGTTCCATTCTCCCTAACATAACATACACTATTCCTCTTCAAACCCAACTTCACTCTTCCCAAGCCAAAAACCAACGC from Podospora pseudocomata strain CBS 415.72m chromosome 3, whole genome shotgun sequence includes:
- a CDS encoding hypothetical protein (COG:K; EggNog:ENOG503P3F1); protein product: MLLARRPHTMGPTHPPGGLLFGYDINNPNGDPTLDNPDLFANPGGLEISGQSLLGEDGTDYLQSFFGVFQSDNPGTSWGEGLGLHSEQWSDELLVGHELNFGVNTDNMLYQEPMQQYNSALPIRPHYASHGSNNFAPTPMGQPSADVLSAATALLPASEQQSPRTNLQFMPSHGMPMSLHQDANSFNIFASNAGPSHSQQARPSRTVEVLFGSDPGFSNAQHFVPRHERESTEHIAAKQLATLSCLQRNHSNAPTRAPSPEPWAASHPPQTTTNGVISPLKLKTSDLSPNPPQSDGSSSALKKRRRSDKSTDSDDEDEEQERSVIQETPVSVPSPLRSALSPPTAKRRKPSIAASAVEDGATPSANGKRKKSTAAKPPRENLSEAQKRENHIKSEQKRRNIIKDGFAKLNQIVPTVINQNLSKAGVLIATHVWIDQLVKENKELEKLLASAGEKA
- a CDS encoding hypothetical protein (EggNog:ENOG503NUTK; COG:G; MEROPS:MER0030934), which gives rise to MYAKDREASPHFSSGSGGSRSGRSATVELLLQQQHRTRTSSHGGGGGLGMGIKQRPLVRPNHRSYSYGHSRGGFFKNRLSLWISGLAVLVLVWIYLRVYGHGYGYSLKNSHSGAGLGTSRPGQQGTKISLGDLPAFILPPVTTTTLVRMTKPTASPGKATGKGSGVKATTPAVELKQGIYIGTTNLKAPRFKKSVEAFRGIPYAQTTGGQNRFRPPQPLEPSKETFQATRYGEFCPINDGVVYIGQGENCLNLNVYRPAGLIKGKGGKGQDGNELKLPVVVYIHGGGFNAGKGIERNMASFVAWAEHDIVAVNFNYRVGALGFLPSDITAREGILNLGLRDQQALLEWVQDNIGAFGGDKDNVTIMGLSAGAHSIGHHIMHYANSPRPPPFHKAILESGATTARAVFYPTHPRHLIQFREFLTAINAAHIPESEIFPHLRTLPLKTIVAGSKAVWDKYVDSVTWPFQPVIDGPNPYSNSSHANHTLPDIIPDLPISSWQNSHHLKIPIITGYNTNEGTIFIPPDASTNSEFRSFFKTLIPTLKDADLDKLEELYPDPVTNPTLSPYVSVPNGKGAQWNRLDTAYSHYAYICPVLQSAHFMSLSGISNVYVYRYAATGVFGAANHGDEAPVVAHDMEFLGYGNERPGLVRTADEMISFWSGFVASKGGDVNAARGRRVQWPRFESPAKREGWWKDLGKGRLMVFGEGNNERDRSVPQQERKQGYPVKVESLTRLEREACEFWWGRVGLSEGLGRGEEGGRAKL
- a CDS encoding hypothetical protein (COG:Z; EggNog:ENOG503NYQ3) codes for the protein MMPPVLRSHRKRMATDELQEERSIPPPPSARGPRVLVDSDRNQILEPAVANDAVAETPQRTSLGLSQDCQLVIQSSTTNNVVSTYVPPRRPAKRSDFSIAIICALSSEATAVDAVFDVYWDDKGPPYDKVAGDPNAYTTGAIGRHNVVLAHMPGIGKVGSALVASNCRHSFPNIKLALVVGVCGGVPFSSTHDVSTEIILGDVIISDGIIQYDLGRQYDDHFEIKAGLLDTLARPSLEVRSFLSQLKVPRQRKMLEEEMAKIMSVLSVLPAQSGLSTQYPGAAKDKLYKATYSHIREKELCETCGCDGELVTRERLGHETPHPMIHLGIMASGDNVVKSAPYRDKIVAESKLKLEANIIGFEMEGAGVWDTFPCVVIKAVCDYADSHKAKGWQPYAAATAAACMKAFLKKWTPSPSLQEDTLSVPYPRNNNFVGRSDILAKLHQLWCNSTSQTRVALCGLGGIGKTQIAIEFTYRIQRTYPNISVFWVHASNHERFREAYTAIAQKYRIPGHEDPKAEVLPLVKSWLESQECGQWIMAIDNADDLELFFNRNGGLGRYLPECAHGTILITTRNLQVASRLTKGMASSVIRIGKMDEVETAQLLSTRLAEIDTMPGDYAGLSARLEHLPLALVQAASFIQENSITISRYIQLLDESDQTLIDLLSEDFETVGRDSETPRAVAEAWIISFKQIHNRNTLAGELLSIMSFLDRQTIPYEFLFTYAKYHGARELQLIKALGVLKAFSFVTEEKDQKFDMHRLVHLVTRKWLVQNSIKQKFAERALLVVTVCFPWGEYKNWTICNAYLPHTTAVLKLGEDISSRQGKLARARLLHNAGQLFSGRGDYQRAALYQKKAWEISQAHLGEEHPNTLASMGSLASTYQLQGRWKEAELLQLQVLEIRKRVLGEEHPNTLASMGSLASTYQSLGRWKGAELLQLQVLEIRKRVLGEEHPDTLASMGSLASTYQSQGRWKEAELLQLQVVEIKKRVLGEEHPNTLASMGSLASTYQSQGWWKETELLQLQVLEIEKRVLGEEYPDTLASMGSLASAYQSQGRWKEAELLQLQVLEIQKRVLGEEHPGTLASIHNLASTYQSQGRWKETELLQLQVVEIQKRVLREEHPDTLASMHNLALTYRSQGRWKEAELLQLQVLEIAKRVLGEEHPDTLVSMHNLALTYQSQGRWKETELLQLQVVEIQKRVLREEHPDTLASMHNLALTYQSQGRWKEAELLQLQVLEIAKRVLGEEHPDTLASMHNLALAWRGLGRPNDALELLEECLCLREKVLGLDNHVTINTQAEIVWLYMKQGRFPEAERIQAGVLGKRKRILGEEHLDTLISMTNLAHTWKVMGRLEAAVELMQECVRLRQKVLGSDHPDTVESLSALEEWQDLKGEGGGNGNTHGNSEANAAMKSGENADGSSSHHEDADNGTDDDAGYEGHENGNKAGQSSESQQCQATRDGDEKRQHRGRNPRWRGAAQQRRWEHS